Within the Glycine soja cultivar W05 chromosome 3, ASM419377v2, whole genome shotgun sequence genome, the region tttataattataataatttcatgttactaaaattttaaaattataattgatcaatatgtttttatccttgataaataatcaaattttggttttggttcccaatatattttttttatcctcaaatttgtttaaatagcacttttttaaaagtgattttttttatcacttgagggactaaaaacaaaataaaaatttattagggacaaaaaggttaaaaaaattattgggaataaaaaaaatgatcaaatataAAGCCTTTAAAGCCTTgagtatttatatttaaattaacagTTATCATAGtaagaatttaattacaaaattttaattatggaTTTTTTCAGTGATGTTGATTATAGGGACTTACCGAAGAATTTAACTGATATACAAcaaagagaaataaagaaaagtatGAGATCATATTATCAatgtaataaaaagaaataaaaaataaaaacaatataaaatactataaaaatatatgatataagtaatataacttttaattaattgtccTTGTGGAATTGCTTCGATAAATTCCATTATATGTCTTCCATATAACTAATAAGCCAGTGGCAATCATCCTAAAATGAAGCattttgaagataaaaatgaccaaagtgaGAATAGGAATAAAGCACAAAAACACAATGTAGTATATCGTCACTAACTTCAGCCACTCTACCGCATTTCTCTCATTATGTTTCCCTTACATTTGCTTGGAACAGCTAGCAGCCTATTTGTATATATAGCAGTACAAAATAATACATACTGATATTTTTCGGCCATTTGCATAGTTCTACTCTGCAATATCCTGGAAATCAAAATCTTTTTGCTAATTATTAGCGTAAAATACCATtttatctctttatttattCCATAGTTTAAATCTCTAATGGTTTAATTCCTCTGTTCATTTTAGTCTAaagtttgatatatatatatagccatAGGTTGACAATGAGCGTGTGTTTAACAAgccaaaaaatagttattattaacttccttttttttttttcaaacgcATTGAATTCCAATTAATTGTACCAATTAACCTGGACGATCCCTGTCCATTCATTCTTTCCTACAAACGAAGAAGCCACATCACATGTGAGGGCCATTCAGGTAATTACATTTTTGGCACAATATAGTATAACACTTAAATTCTCTCATCACATGGATACgtaacttttatatttaatacaaaGAGTTTAAGAAATTAAGAGTGTCTGAGGTACATTCTTCTTAGGCAAATGTGTTCTTCGATCGACTAATTCATGTTTTGGATTGCTTGAAGCACTGCTTGCTTCACTACTTGCGCGTCGATGCTTTCATTCTCTTGACTCTGCAAAACCAACAGGTTTATCCAGTGTTACACATGTATCAAAATCATATAGGAGAATTTTCAGGTGCACCATTCAATTAACCAGTTAACTCCATGACAAAAGATGGATAATATAGCTGTCTACTTCACGAGTACTGAAACacttataataattttcttaaaatgcttttttgaattttttttctatttcatcaCATCTCTTATCTAATGTTCTCTATCctacatattttttcttaaattgtataatttgttacATAAACTATATCTACAAAATAGTAGTGTTATTCATGCTTTATTGGCGGATACACGGCccatgcaactacagaacacgGTTAAACGAATCCATATATGGGAGCCACACTCATTATTATGTCAGTACTTTGGAGTTCGGACTATGAAGCTAGAATTTTAGATATGTCGCTCAAACCAAAGTTGTACAACTCACGcgtgatattttgattattttcctttttccttcttcttaaTTTACTGTTTTTATTTCAGGAGAATATGAACTATTGTGTTGGTTTCACAAGTGATGTAATCCCATTAACTAAGCCATGAATTGTGAGCCCCTTTTACACGGTTAAAATTATTTAGCAAggaaaattaaaagaagaatactataaaatatataaatgaaacaaaaaaaagtaatatatatatatatatatatatatatatatatatatatatatatattaaaagtttcACAAGTCATTGGTATTTAAGCCAATAATTGTGACCTGATTTtagacaattaaaaattattccaaaggaaaacaaaagaaggCAAATATATTAAGGTAGGAAGGAATTAGATGATCATGTATCCTAGTGTATTATCTTACTTCTCCTCCGACAGCTTCAAGCTGGAAGGTGTCTTCGCAAGAAACCCTAGCATCAAGCACATCAAGTCCCAGTTCTTCAAAGGCGTCGAGTATTGCCGCAAGCATACCGGGGCAATTCCTTTCTGAAAACACATTAATGAGGAATCCCCTTTCTAGGGTTTCTACGGTGACCTatgaaattttaagaaaaaatatagaaagtgTTAAACATGTGTTATGTTATAGATTAATGAGAGAGagctagagaaaaaaaaatctttttacaaCTCATCAGATATTGTTAGTAATATTCTCTAATAAGAATCAAAGATTCACTTTGATAATATGCGTAACTTTTAATGCAAACTTTTATCACGCCAATTATcaagataaaattttgattttgattagagAATTGCACAGATACAacacttataaataaatatgtaagtTTTATCCGAAAAAGTAAGTCATGCAACTGTTATATGTATGCAGGTTGGAGTATCCTTGTAACcctttaataaaatttcttttgctttcaaaaatgaaaaaaaaaaagtatgaaaacAATAAGCACCATGGGAAGTTCGTCTTGGGAGATGGATGATTCAGCGGTTCCAAGCTCTGAGTTCAACCCATCAACTTTTTGCTTCAGCTCCTCTATGTATCTGGTGGCATCCACAATAATTGAGGCTTTGTTCACCTGCcaaattaaccaaaaaataaagtCAAAAACTAATGAAAAACTCTTGATTTATGCTAAAGAAGCATTGAAAGCCAAAGTTAATATGcatcatatatattataatcaGTGTGTAGAGTGAATTACAGCACTGGAATTTGTAACCGATCGAAGTTGTTGCAACTTGCGTTGCATAGCTGCTTTTTTACTACGCCGCCTAGAATCCATGCTTCTTCCAACTTTCCTctaattgattttggtttttgGTTTCTCGATGGCTTTCCTTTCCCATGAGGCTTAGGGggctttcttttttatatatataggaagGGTGGgtgtaaataatatttgttatcTCTTGTTTATTTCCCTGACGACTACCTACATATTCCCCACTAAATTATGCTTTTGAAAACTGAATTACGAAATTGGCCTTGCCATTGGATATTTCTcaagaattttttatattcaaaatatgTTACCGAAAAATATTTCATGTTCAATTGCAAATTGGTATATTTGGAGTGGTCACTGATCTCAGTGATCCCTTATCATGTTTCCAAACATGTACACGAGAGTAGCACACATGAATTTTAAGcaaatgttaataattaataatatgttatGTAAGAAGATTCAAACTCACGTTATCTTTATAAGTCCAATCCTTAtgtctttctttccttttccagCCTATACTTACAtaatctttctttccttttccagCCTATACTTACATAATGGGTTTTCTTTTCATTCCACCAGAATTAAGACCAGTTTTATTGTAACTGATCTTCCTTTATGATACGTCCTGTTCTAGATTCTAGACTCAAGGACTTAGACAATTATATAAAGCCAAAAGTATTATGGTGTTACAAATCATAAACAACTAAATGCCAATGTAAGTACCTCCTTCATAAACTTTCCTTTAacccacttttttttgtttttccttttaagGATAACTACGTATATttgtttatcttaaaaaatgtatatttgttTAAACTACCAATATCTCACATCAACATTAAGAGTAAAAGAgtgcaaagaaaaaaacaccTCAAACATGGGTTGAAGTCGAGAGGCTAGCTAGGTTAATATGCCGAAAATTATAGAGCAAGATAGggtctcctttttctttttttggtgataaAAAGATAGGGTCATCTTGTATGAAATTTAGAAACAGTAACTAGTTCAATTACTATTTCGTTCACCCCTTTTTACATGCATAAACATTAATGattatattgataatattaGTACATTCATATTTCATATTCACTTCCTTTGCTTGATTTCGCTCTAAGCAACCAAGAGTTAATTGCtttcttgatatttttatgtttctgtCCTTTTTACCCAGCGCTTATTTTGTGAAGCAACCTATATATCTACCGCTTCAATTTACATTTTATTGCTTCCTATATTCATTGTAAACATACAGCCAAACTATGCTCAGATCCCATCATAACTTTAGATGTATTCACATAAACGAATAATGATCAaagtttacattaaaaaaatagttatcctGTTCTCACATGCGGCCAGTGAAATACTTATAAACAATTGAAGCAGCAAAACAACCCGTTGACATGAAATCTTTAGTTGAGTTTgtaacttctttttttcatcTAGACAACCGACATTGAACCGAGTAGAATTATTGGAAACGAAAAATCTTTCATTATCAGTATTTAATATAGttaaatattcataatttaaattcgATCTAAATTATTAAGTTGAAACAATCCGCACAGTTGATTCAGGTGTGTGCTGTAGTTAATTTTTGTAACTTTGATTTAGCCCAAGTAGAAGTTTAATTGTGTTTTATGCAATACAGGTCATGTGTTTGGTGtagttaattaatttgtaacttTGATTTAGCCCAACTAGAAGTTTAATTGAGTTTTTTGCATTAATGAGAGAAAAAGGGGCATTATAGAGAAAACAGCACAaacaaaattgatgaaaaaCGTAGAATTATAGAAAGAGAGAATGACATGGGAGCCCCGTGAGAGGGATTTGGAGGGATTATATTGACAGCTAAACAACGTTTGACGCTTCCTTCGCAGTTTTCGATGCTTATGATGGAATGGAATCCCTTCATGGCTTCATCCTCCAATTCCAACCCCATGCATGTCTATAATCCATTCCCTCTCTATCACGTGCAGATTCCCTAACCGCGTTAAGCTATAGCCCACAACAATCTATATATTATACTAAACATTTCATTCCTCACTGACTCACTGTGCACGTGCCACCCCTTCCCCCTCTCTTCATGTGACCTTCTTCTACTCAGTGGGGATTTGAATGGACCATTATGTCTCAAtatcttattataaaattaaattaagactataatttagtataaaatatttaagttaagatacaagttattttaatttaaaattaattttgatttttttaaggtaaaactaaatatgtaaaaatatatttataattaattttaaactcagAATTAATCCTTCAATATCAAATTAAACACGTATTTAATCATGTTTGGAATTATCGTTTGAGACGTGAAAGTCATAACTATTATTAACATGTTTGGAAAAGTGATGCGTCAGTAATTTTAACGTCCAACACCCACGTCTAACAAGAAGTAATACTTATTATTAGCTTTCAATTTTCTACATTTTGGATTCACATTGTGAGGTTCTAACATAGAACCAAACATGTTAtaagtgtatgttttgtttgttgttttgcaAACGTGTCATGCTATGTAAAAGCTTCAAACGGAGAAACATGTAGTGTGGTggattcaataaaaacatgaatTGTGTTAAATTGGAGTTTTTCTCAAACACATCCTAACTTTTGATAAACATATTTGAAGCGTGAAACTAAACATGCTATTAAGCAAGACAAGAAGTCATTAGAATCAGTCTAATTATAGtattcacaaataaaaaagtcTAGCGTTAGAATTTAAATATCTAATTTGTACGAAAATATGGATTCAAATTTTGTTACCTTCACTGAAGATTATATATCTAAATAAGGGTGTCAAAATGCTTGATCTCAAGCCCGATTGTATTGTACAACGAAGAGAGACACATGCATAAAATTCAGGTGGGGCTTACCAAAATCAtgtctttctctcttcttcctaTTGATGCTAACTGTTCGAGAATGAAAGAGCTATGATATCAAAAGTTTGATATACAGCGAGAAGGAGTTGCATTCTAAAAAATTCAGGTTAATTGAATCCAGGTTTCACATTAAATaagtcaatttaaaaatatgctAAATTAGTTTGTAGCGGGTTGAGTTAAActgttgatataatttttttattatattttgtacaATTTAAAAGCTTTAAATTTGACAGTTTTGTTTATTTAGAgtaaatttaataatagaaaaaatcttCGTGTtagaaactaataaataaaatgtttaagtATAACCTATATCAggttataattatattgattatCAAAAATCGGTGACTCTATGCATGTTGGTTGTCACTCCTTGTGGGTAATCACATGGTTTcttcattaataatatattttgctgtttaaaaaaaaaagaaacatcggTAACTATATTATAGTAATAAAAGAGTATACTAATTTTATAACATGATagtaaattattgattttatagtaaattaattaattttatactcatatatatagatagatagataagtGCTATATCATTAATGTAattgaaaagtaatttttttataaaaaaacagtaATAATAGGTAATAGCATGGAACAGTCTATTTAAGCTTTAGCTCGTAATGATCAGTTAGGTTGAGATAGCATTTTCttaatcttaaataaattaccataaaataatccaaaattttattaaatcgaAAACTCTTCTTCtaagctaaaatcaacacacACTTTAGCTTTTTGGTATACGTACAATTCAAGCATATTTGGTTGGTGAAAATAtctcttcttttattaataaaataaaactactagtgtgtgtgtgtgtatatatatatatatatatatatatatatatatatatattatttttaaataattcttttaaaatagagtaaaatttgttttttctaaATACCCAAATTCATTAGTAAATCATTAAAGAAAGTgattaaatatattgttttgatAATAATTGTATTGTAATTACATATTGacataatgaaatatatttttaatgttatataatatattacataataaattaaaataaaatcataataagtcaagtgaaatattaaatttgtatcAAATGATtagattatatatattgtatgatAAACGATTTGATAAAAGCAGACCTATTAAGAATCATATCagtaatgaataaaaaaagaagaatcttATACgtgaatttataacttgatattaaatcattatttgagtaaaaaatggttaaattaataaataatatatttaaaataaaaaagtgactGAATCGTTTTGAgaatatataatcatattttttttttagctgAATGGACTGTATTATTGACcagtatttaattatttgaactgatcaatctattttttttataataattagaaaaaatagaaaataaaaataaaaatattttttctatctaGTCAgtcctttaattttattataattattccGACTGTATCGTCTTATAGTAAAGTATGCAAATtaagtcattaaaaaaaattgaagttcatTCAATGCAGTTGTTATTTGGTAATTCTACTAGAAGTTATTTCGTATATTTCAAACACTTCAAACCTCTATGGAAGCTCATCACGTCAATAGCTAGTATGTACACAATAGccttaaatatttttctgtcatcataggaaaaaaaatttataaggaaTCCATGATACTCTTATCCAGctgattgatatatatatatatatatatatatatatatatatatatatatatatatatatatatatatatattattctaaaaaaatattaatattttttaataagacaATAGGAATGTCCCCTTAACTACTTATATTCTTTATAGTGGAATGAGCACTTAAAATCAAAGTTTTGTTTTCCAATTTCTTAGAGTTTTAAGAGGGGAAAGTTGTGCTTCAGTACTCTCTGTTCGAACAATTTCTATTCGTCATCCCCCTCcttccaaataaataaaatgactaCCACGAAATTCTAATTAATCAAGTTTGACTAAAGTGGTGTCATTTGTATGCAAGTATCAGCAATGTAAACCTCTTCTAAAATTGTAGCACGCTCTAAGTGCAAAATaagaattagtttatttaaaggataaaaagaaagattataaaaataaaataaaataaaataaattgaagttaaatGTAGAATGTGTGAGTTTCATAAAAAGATACAAATTTTATcttcaatattttttctctcttaaaaaaCAAACGCACCCTGAGAAAAGTTGTCCTCTTCTTAAACTTTATTCAACCAAAAACGAGTACTCAAACAATCTATTGCTTTTCCGAACGAATCCCTGAATACAATTTACTTTAATTTCCACAGTAATCGGAGAAAGCTTTGctccttttgtttttaatccctAAAGCTTCTCAATCCGTGCTGATACATTGATACCTGATTtgcttgttttaaaattttactggTGAAGATGTTTCTGCGCTGtttatcataaaaacaaaatagtgaTAATTAAGAGTGAGAGAAAACTCCATCTATTGCTAgatctattatatattatactcTGGcttaatatgtttattttgttatttctatCAAATTGCATGGAGGTtctgataaaaaaacaattacatgtAGGTTTTATGCCTGAGCATATACATTTCAAAGAAATATACACAATAATTAATGTACAAATTCTTTACCATTTCTGTAAATGGTTTTTACTTATACAATAGCTTATAAAATGTCTTcacttttattaaaataaataaataaaatgtcttcacaaaaaaaaaatgtatcttaTAAATTGTAATACATAACCAATTAGCAATTATTAGGGATattcaatttattataattttataatttttcagaaTTGTCTTAAAACTATTGAAACTCCATTCTCTTTATATATTCccagataattaattatttaattaacaatttaattttatataaaaatagtattaaatttGTAAACAATTTGTTTAACCTTTTAGACTACCCTTGAATTATTGGAATTTCATTCTATTCGgctaattaattaatgcatcatatttttataaaaaaaaaaataatgaacaacAATCTACGGacaatcttataattaaaaaggatcaacaattttttacataaaaaaaggtACTATGAAAAGAACTGGAGGAAGTATTAACTCCAATATCTTGTCAATTTAAGTCATAAATAAATCAATTCTCTTATACgtagtatataaataaataactcagcaaaaaaaaatgtatagaaATAAATTACCGTAGAACTGAATTTTCCTTATAAATAAATCCATCTAACTTAATTTCAATTAGAAGCTTTAACTAGATTTAAGGAAAAGGATATTACAGCACATATTGGAGATTTTCAAATATATGCCTGTAAAGTAGAGGGAACTGTGAAGAAGTATAATAGTAACttaattatatacatatatatattgacGAGACTTCCAACACTATATTATACTATTAGCATTATAAATTGTAGCCACAGCCCCAAGAAATGAAAGATGTAATGGCAACTGTCTCTCTgctgtatgtgtgtgtgtatgttacTACAACGAATGAATCCAAACACTGCCCTCACTGAGCAGAAAGGTAATTAATTATCAAGTACCTACCTGTTCACATGTGTGCCCATTAATCATCGCTACAAAACAACCCACagcacacaaaaaataaataattatcttgTCTCCTGCCCTTGCTA harbors:
- the LOC114406009 gene encoding uncharacterized protein LOC114406009, translating into MDSRRRSKKAAMQRKLQQLRSVTNSSAVNKASIIVDATRYIEELKQKVDGLNSELGTAESSISQDELPMVTVETLERGFLINVFSERNCPGMLAAILDAFEELGLDVLDARVSCEDTFQLEAVGGESQENESIDAQVVKQAVLQAIQNMN